A stretch of DNA from Phycisphaerae bacterium:
GGAAGGAATCGCCGCGATGAGTTCGAAGCGCTTCGCGAAGGAGGCCGTCACCATCAGCAAGCTGGACGCCGCCACGACACCCAACCCCGATAAGCCGGTCGCGCCGCTGACGGGCGTTTGTACGGCCGTGGCCGTCGCCGTCAGTTTGCTCCTGGGACTGGCATTGGCGTTCATGGCGGATCACTACGACCAGACTCTGAGGACCACGCTGGAGGCGGAGCGGTACCTGGGGATTCCGGTTTTGGGCAGCATCACGAAGCGCGGTCGCGGGTTGGTATTGGCCGGGTGACAGGCGGACGCAGTGATTGAACAAGGAAACAGCAGCGTGTTAGAGCTAGTCCATTATTCCGAGCCCGAACTTCCCGGGCACTGCGACGATGACCACGTTGAGTCTGAACTCGTCGCCGGCAGGGTACCGACCCGTGACCAGGTGTGGCCGCCCCCGACAGAGTCATCCGGCAATGAGAAATCGGTTAGAGAGGCGGCGCGAACGACCCTGGAGCAGGAACTGAAAGATTGGCAGGGTGAGGCGGAGGAGATCGACGGCGTCATCGAGGAGATCCGCCGGATTAACAACGGGGCCGGCGCGGCACTGATTCAAACGTCGTGCCACGTTCGGGCGAAATCGGAGGCGGAACTCGGGCTGCTGTGGACGAACATTTTCCTTTCCGTGGAGTCCGGCACTCCAAACGGCGTCGGGCGGGCAGCGCCGCCGACGTCTGTCGTGGTCTCGGCGGCGCGACGCGGCGACGGGGGGACGCAGATTGCGATCTCGCTGGGGCTGATCGGCGCGGAGGCCAATCCGGACTTGCGCATCGCCCTCGTCGATTTCAATCTCCGCCGACCGGCGGTTGCGGAGTTGTTGGGAATTCAAGAGGCCCCGGGAGTGACGGACGTCCTTGAGCGACGCCTGGCGCTCGAATCGGCCGTGCAAGCGGTAGCGTTGCCGAACGGGTCCATGCTGCACGTTCTGCCTGCGGGGACGCCGTCCGATCAACCGCTCACGCTCCTGAAAAGTCGCCAGGCCAAAAAATTGATGGCGAGTTTGCAGGAACAGTTCGATCACGTGGTCATCGACGCGCCCTCCGCGAGCGCGTACCCCGATGCGCCGATACTGGGCTCAATGGCCGGCGGAATATTGCTGGTGGTGCGGGCCGGCCGGACGCCGCGCGAAACGGTCGCGGCCGTCAAGAAGCGTTTGGACCTGCGTGGCGTTCGATGTCTGGGGCTGGCGCTCAATCAACGCTAGATCCCGACTCCAGTCGCAAGAACTCGAGTTTGTCAGTTTTGAGGTTCAACAGTGCTACGGTCTTGATCCGCGCGCGATACAGTGCGCCCGGGTTGATGAACCGTATCCTGCCTACACGACGATCGGCGTATTTGTGCGTGTGTCCGTAAAGGACGTAATCAAGATCGTCGCGGTCGGCGGCGGCGGCGAAGGAGCGTTCGTGGCCGTGGAAGACGGCAATCCGCTTGCCGGCGAATTCGAGGATGACCGGGGGCTCGGGCCAGGGCAGGCCCAGCGCGAGGACGTATTTTCGCATCGTCGGGCTGGGAGAATCGCAATTGCCCCAGACAAAGGTGCAGCGATGCCCGGCGAGTTCGTCGAGGACCGGCTCGCCGCAGAGATCGCCGCAGTGGACGAGATGTACCGCGCCGTTTTTTTCCAGAAGTTGGACCGCGTCGGCGGTCGCGGCGGCGTCGCCGTGGCTATCGGAGAGGATTCCAATCAGCATGGCGACCTCGGTGGGCGGACCCCGTCGGGCAGGTCATTCGGCTCGTTCCAGTTCACAACCCCGATGGCTTCGTCGTTAGACAATTCAACCTTGTGGACGCGAAGGCGGCTGAGGAGCGAGATCATACCATATCGCTTGCCCGCGATGACCTCCTGGACGAGTGGCAGGCATGCGGGTTTGTACAGGGCGCAGCACGGGTGCAATGGTGGGTCGGTGGCCGTTGCGCAGACGCTTGCGTCGGCATGGTCGGCGGGCTCGGTCAATCGCTTCAACAAATCGGCATGGAGATTGGGCATGTCGCAGGCGAGCAGAATGCAGGTGGAATCGGGACGGGCGAGCAGGAGCGATTCGAGACCGGCTATTGGGCCGATTCCGGGATGGCGGTCCGGCACGATTTGAATCGACTTAGCCGAAGTCGGCAGATCAAACACCGGTTGACCGAGGAGAAGTAGATCGTCGCTGATGGATCTTGCGATTTCGATGGTGCGTTCGAGCAGGGTACTTCCGTCGACCGGCAGAAGGGCCTTCGGCGTACCCATGCGCCGGCTCATTCCGCCGGTCAGGATTCCAATAGCGAGGTT
This window harbors:
- a CDS encoding CpsD/CapB family tyrosine-protein kinase; this encodes MLELVHYSEPELPGHCDDDHVESELVAGRVPTRDQVWPPPTESSGNEKSVREAARTTLEQELKDWQGEAEEIDGVIEEIRRINNGAGAALIQTSCHVRAKSEAELGLLWTNIFLSVESGTPNGVGRAAPPTSVVVSAARRGDGGTQIAISLGLIGAEANPDLRIALVDFNLRRPAVAELLGIQEAPGVTDVLERRLALESAVQAVALPNGSMLHVLPAGTPSDQPLTLLKSRQAKKLMASLQEQFDHVVIDAPSASAYPDAPILGSMAGGILLVVRAGRTPRETVAAVKKRLDLRGVRCLGLALNQR
- a CDS encoding YfcE family phosphodiesterase; translation: MLIGILSDSHGDAAATADAVQLLEKNGAVHLVHCGDLCGEPVLDELAGHRCTFVWGNCDSPSPTMRKYVLALGLPWPEPPVILEFAGKRIAVFHGHERSFAAAADRDDLDYVLYGHTHKYADRRVGRIRFINPGALYRARIKTVALLNLKTDKLEFLRLESGSSVD
- a CDS encoding molybdenum cofactor guanylyltransferase; the encoded protein is MNLAIGILTGGMSRRMGTPKALLPVDGSTLLERTIEIARSISDDLLLLGQPVFDLPTSAKSIQIVPDRHPGIGPIAGLESLLLARPDSTCILLACDMPNLHADLLKRLTEPADHADASVCATATDPPLHPCCALYKPACLPLVQEVIAGKRYGMISLLSRLRVHKVELSNDEAIGVVNWNEPNDLPDGVRPPRSPC